The proteins below come from a single Benincasa hispida cultivar B227 chromosome 4, ASM972705v1, whole genome shotgun sequence genomic window:
- the LOC120075504 gene encoding LOW QUALITY PROTEIN: conserved oligomeric Golgi complex subunit 2 (The sequence of the model RefSeq protein was modified relative to this genomic sequence to represent the inferred CDS: inserted 1 base in 1 codon): MADLIPPPHRSANDFFSDPLDSHPLWFKPDLFLSPNFDSESYVSDLRTFVPFDTLRSQLHSHLSALNRELIDLINRDYTDFVNLSTKLVDVEAAVVRMRAPLVELREKIEQFRGSVEFSLSALQNGLRQRSEAASAREVLELLLDTFHVVSKVEKLIKELPSAPADGSNGTTNLTDKSALSNGASLPHMENGTNLRETQSMLLERISSEMNRLKFYIAHAQNLPFIQNMDKRIQSASLLLDTSLGHCFVDGLAHHDENAIYNCLRAYAAIDNTTSAEEIFRTTIVSPAIHKVIPHRVSGLDAGSSDDDLENDYKQMKQYIDKDCKFLLEISATENSGLHVFDFLANSILKEVLSAIQKAKPGAFSPGRPTEFLKNYKSSLDFLAYLEGYCPSRSAVAKFRAASVYNEFMKQWNIGVYFSLRLQEIAGALDSSLSAPNLTPVQTSSSSRENNQDLTLKPSVMLLDCLTACWRDDVLVLSCSDKFLRLSLQLLSRYCNWLSSGLAARKTGTGSHPGSEWAVAATXDDLIYIIHDLGYLAMVVAGNFLETVLQLLSSCTADVLDSVKQSILHSGKSLNNLVPKVIGAIVASLVEKSVEDLRQLKGITATYRMTNKPLPVRHSPYVSGLLRPLKALLDGERASTFLTAETRNALLIDAVTEITARYYEQAADLVSLARKTDSSLQKIRQGVQRRAGASSDISDHNISDTDKICMQLFLDIQEYGRNLSGLGVEAASIPTYRSFWQCVAPTDRQSSITF, from the exons ATGGCGGATCTGATTCCACCACCACATAGATCAGCCAACGACTTCTTTTCCGATCCACTCGATTCTCATCCTCTCTGGTTCAAGCCCGACCTATTTCTCTCCCCGAATTTTGATTCCGAGTCCTACGTATCTGATCTCCGAACATTTGTCCCATTTGACACCCTCCGATCTCAGCTCCACTCTCATCTTTCCGCTCTGAACCGCGAGCTCATTGACCTGATCAATCGTGACTATACCGATTTTGTCAACTTGAGCACAAAGCTTGTCGATGTGGAAGCGGCAGTCGTGCGAATGCGAGCTCCTTTGGTTGAACTCAGGGAGAAAATTGAGCAATTCAGGGGTTCGGTGGAGTTTTCTCTCTCAGCTTTGCAGAATGGATTGCGGCAGAGATCAGAGGCAGCATCGGCCAGAGAAGTCTTGGAATTGTTGCTCGATACATTTCACGTCGTGTCGAAG GTTGAAAAACTGATCAAGGAGCTTCCAAGTGCACCTGCTGATGGCTCAAATGGAACCACGAATTTAACAGATAAAAGTGCATTAAGTAATGGTGCTTCTTTACCACACATGGAGAATGGAACAAATCTTAGAGAAACACAAAGCATGCTGTTGGAAAGAATCTCCAGTGAAATGAATCGGCTGAAATTTTACATCGCTCATGCACAG AATCTTCCCTTCATTCAAAATATGGACAAGAGGATTCAGAGTGCCAGCCTATTGTTGGACACGAGCTTGGGACATTGTTTTGTTGATGGACTTGCACATCATGATGAAAATGCTATTTACAACTGCCTACGTGCCTATGCTGCCATAGATAACACCACAAGTGCAGAAGAAATTTTTCGCACTACTATTGTATCACCAGCCATTCATAAAGTTATTCCACATAGAGTTTCTGGCCTGGATGCTGGATCATCTGATGATGATTTGGAGAATGATTACAAGCAaatgaagcaatatattgataAAGACTGCAAATTTTTGTTAGAAATATCTGCTACAg AAAACTCAGGACTACATGTATTTGATTTCTTGGCTAATTCAATCCTGAAAGAGGTTCTCTCTGCTATCCAAAAGGCAAAACCAGGTGCATTTTCCCCAGGGAGACCTACTGAATTCTTGAAGAActacaagtcgagccttgattTCTTGGCATACTTGGAAG GCTATTGTCCATCCAGATCTGCTGTTGCTAAATTTCGAGCTGCATCTGTATATAACGAGTTCATGAAGCAATGGAATATTGGGGTTTATTTTTCTCTGAG GCTTCAGGAAATAGCTGGGGCTTTGGATTCGTCCCTTTCAGCACCCAATCTAACCCCCGTACAAACTTCATCTTCTAGCCGGGAAAATAATCAGGATCTAACATTAAAGCCGAGTGTAATGCTTTTAGACTGCCTGACAGCATGTTGGAGAGATGATGTTCTCGTCCTTTCTTGTTCTGACAAGTTTCTTCGTCTATCTTTGCAGCTCCTTTCAAG ATACTGTAACTGGTTGTCATCTGGTCTAGCTGCCCGTAAGACGGGTACAGGCTCCCATCCAGGTTCTGAATGGGCTGTAGCAGCTA CAGACGATTTAATATAT ATAATCCATGACCTTGGTTATCTAGCCATGGTGGTTGCTGGTAACTTCTTGGAAACCGTTCTTCAGCTCCTATCGTCATGCACTGCAGATGTTCTTGATTCAGTCAAGCAGAGCATTTTGCACAGTGGAAAGTCATTGAATAATTTAGTGCCCAAAGTTATCGGTGCCATAGTAGCTTCACTGGTTGAGAAGTCTGTCGAG GACTTGAGACAGTTGAAGGGTATAACAGCAACATACAGGATGACAAATAAACCACTTCCTGTAAGGCATTCACCCTACGTATCAGGGTTGCTACGCCCCCTGAAG GCCTTATTGGATGGAGAGAGGGCGTCAACTTTTTTGACAGCAGAAACAAGGAATGCACTACTGATTGATGCAGTGACAGAGATTACTGCTCGCTATTATGAGCAAGCAGCTGATCTTGTTAGCTTG GCTAGGAAAACAGATTCATCACTCCAGAAAATCCGGCAGGGAGTTCAAAGACGAGCTGGAGCAAGCTCAGATATTTCAGACCATAACATCTCTGACACTGACAagatttgcatgcaactctttcttgatATTCAG GAGTATGGTCGCAACCTTTCAGGCCTTGGGGTTGAAGCAGCGAGTATTCCCACATACCGTTCATTTTGGCAGTGTGTTGCCCCTACAGATAGGCAAAGCTCCATTACTTTCTGA
- the LOC120075505 gene encoding elongation factor 1-delta-like codes for MAVAFHDVKSAAGLKKLDEYLLSRSYISGYQPSKDDVTVYEALSKPVSSEYVNVSRWFNHIEALLRVSAVFGEGSGVKLDAVATPPAADAKAADDDDDDDMDLFGEETEEEKKAAEERAAAIKASAKKKESGKSSVLMDIKPWDDETDMKKLEEAVRSVQMEGLLWGASKLVPVGYGIKKLQIMLTIVDDLVSVDNLIEEHLTAEPINEHVQSCDIVAFNKI; via the exons ATGGCGGTCGCTTTCCATGATGTCAAATCAGCTGCCGGTTTGAAAAAACTCGATGAATACTTGCTCAGTCGTAGCTACATTTCCGG GTATCAACCTTCAAAGGATGACGTTACCGTTTATGAAGCGCTCTCCAAACCCGTATCCAGCGAATATGTTAACGTGTCTAGGTGGTTTAATCACATTGAAGCACTCTTGAGAGTTTC CGCTGTTTTTGGAGAGGGTTCTGGCGTTAAGTTGGATGCAGTTGCAACCCCACCGGCTGCGGATGCAAAG GCTGCCGACGATGACGACGATGACGACATGGATCTATTTGGTGAAGAGACCGAAGAGGAAAAGAAGGCTGCTGAGGAGCGTGCAGCTGCCATCAAGGCTTCtgcaaagaagaaagaga GTGGCAAATCATCAGTTCTCATGGATATCAAACCTTGGGATGATGAAACTGACATGAAGAAACTTGAAGAGGCTGTAAGAAGTGTTCAGATGGAAGGCTTGCTTTGGGGAGCAT CGAAACTCGTCCCAGTTGGATATGGTATTAAGAAATTGCAGATAATGCTCACAATTGTTGATGACCTTGTGTCTGTTGACAATCTCATTGAGGAACATCTGACAGCTGAACCCATAAACGAGCATGTTCAGAGCTGTGACATCGTGGCCTTCAACAAAATAT AA